Proteins encoded by one window of Cannabis sativa cultivar Pink pepper isolate KNU-18-1 chromosome 4, ASM2916894v1, whole genome shotgun sequence:
- the LOC115713624 gene encoding uncharacterized protein LOC115713624 — MHIDRKQWDLEVLHDLFEARDIGLIMQVPLSDHVNVDSWFWSKEPIELKGERGLQLEPELWRALWKVKVPPKVLHLAWKAISGCLPTRSQLRTKHVPVDPRCVFCNSDEETIVHVLGRVALVDELLMVAWGIWKARNEFLWQGRSSQAVNVVRMARSTLYNWLLAQKSRFEPLLFDDVVASSSVCWEKPPAGMLKINTNGAIFAATTQYGTGMVIRDSHGKLIEASSSLYPRVCQPAVAEALSVKEALCWLKRRNLSNVLSRQTALLLFKLLIARLHFHLFLAAHCVACGAYFWSDRLFTESNVPSAFQFIVIADIAI; from the exons atgcATATTGATCGTAAGCAATGGGATCTTGAGGTTTTACATGATTTGTTTGAGGCAAGGGATATTGGCTTGATAATGCAGGTTCCACTAAGTGATCATGTTAATGTTGATTCTTGGTTTTGGAGTAAGGAGCCGATAG AGTTGAAAGGTGAACGGGGCCTTCAGTTGGAGCCTGAATTATGGAGGGCTCTATGGAAAGTCAAAGTTCCTCCCAAGGTTCTTCACTTAGCGTGGAAAGCCATCTCGGGGTGCTTACCAACTCGTTCCCAGTTACGTACTAAACATGTTCCTGTTGACCCCCGCTGTGTGTTCTGCAACTCTGATGAAGAAACCATTGTCCATGTTTTG GGTAGAGTGGCCTTGGTGGATGAGCTATTGATGGTGGCATGGGGTATTTGGAAAGCCCGAAATGAGTTTCTTTGGCAGGGTCGTTCTTCTCAGGCTGTGAATGTGGTTCGAATGGCTAGGTCTACACTTTATAATTGGTTGTTGGCTCAGAAAAGTAGGTTTGAACCGCTGTTATTTGATGATGTTGTTGCTAGTAGCAGTGTGTGTTGGGAGAAGCCGCCTGCTGGGATGTTGAAAATCAATACTAATGGGGCGATTTTTGCTGCAACGACTCAGTATGGTACGGGTATGGTCATTAGAGATTCTCATGGGAAGCTAATCGAAGCTAGCTCTTCTCTGTATCCTAGGGTTTGTCAGCCAGCTGTTGCTGAAGCTTTGAGTGTCAAGGAGGCTCTCTGTTGGTTGAAGAGGAGGAACTTGTCGAATGTGCTATCGAGACAGACTGCATTGCTGTTGTTCAAGCTATTAATAGCTCGATTGCACTTCCATCTGTTTTTG GCAGCACATTGTGTTGCTTGCGGTGCTTATTTTTGGTCTGATCGTCTTTTTACTGAGAGCAATGTTCCCTCTGCTTTTCAATTTATTGTAATAGCGGATATTGCTATCTAA
- the LOC115712620 gene encoding phosphoenolpyruvate carboxykinase (ATP) 1, protein MASNGNANGEFSFGTGKGTARNGLSKIQTQKKHSEICHDDSAPTVKAQTIDELHSLQQKRSAPTTPIKGAQGAFAPPLLSDEDRQKQQLQSISASLASSARETGPNVVRGDPAKKSETPKVSHVSQHHFFTPTISVSDSSLKFTHVLYNLSPAELYEQAIKYEKGSFITSNGALATLSGAKTGRSPRDKRVVKDDTTEDELWWGKGSPNIEMDEHTFMVNRERAVDYLNSLDKVFVNDQFLNWDPENKIKVRIVSARAYHSLFMHNMCIRPSPEELESFGTPDFTIYNAGQFPCNRYTHYMTSSTSIDLNLARREMVILGTQYAGEMKKGLFSVMHYLMPKRQILSLHSGCNMGKSGDVALFFGLSGTGKTTLSTDHNRYLIGDDEHCWSDTGVSNIEGGCYAKCIDLSREKEPDIWNAIKFGTVVENVVFDEHTREVDYTDKSVTENTRAAYPIEYIPNAKIPCVGPHPKNVILLACDAFGVLPPVSKLNLAQTMYHFISGYTALVAGTEEGVKEPQATFSACFGAAFIMMHPTKYAAMLAEKMQKHGATGWLVNTGWSGGRYGSGKRIKLPYTRKIIDAIHSGSLLNANYKKTKVFGLEIPTEVEGVPSEILDPVNTWADKKAYDETLLKLGGLFKKNFETFTTYKIGKDNNLTEEILAAGPNF, encoded by the exons ATGGCTTCTAACGGTAACGCTAACGGCGAGTTCAGCTTCGGGACCGGGAAAGGGACAGCACGGAACGGACTGTCGAAAATTCAGACGCAGAAAAAACATAGCGAAATATGCCATGACGACAGTGCGCCAACGGTGAAGGCCCAAACCATCGACGAACTCCATTCGCTGCAGCAGAAGAGGTCTGCTCCAACCACTCCCATTAAGGGTGCTCAGGGCGCGTTCGCACCACCGCTTCTCTCCGACGAGGACCGCCAGAAGCAGCAGCTCCAATCAAtcag TGCATCTTTGGCGTCGTCGGCAAGAGAAACTGGACCAAATGTGGTGAGAGGAGATCCGGCCAAGAAGTCTGAGACTCCGAAGGTGTCACACGTGTCACAACACCACTTTTTCACACCCACCATAAGCGTTAGTGACAGTTCCTTGAAATTCACACATGTCCTCTACAACCTTTCTCCCGCTG AGCTATATGAGCAGGCAATAAAGTATGAAAAAGGATCCTTTATTACGTCGAATGGTGCCTTGGCTACTCTCTCGGGAGCCAAGACCGGTCGGTCCCCAAGAGATAAACGCGTTGTTAAGGATGACACCACTGAGGATGAGCTTTGGTGGGGAAA GGGCTCACCTAACATTGAAATGGACGAGCACACATTTATGGTGAATAGGGAAAGAGCTGTGGACTACTTGAATTCCTTGGACAAG GTGTTTGTGAATGACCAATTCTTGAACTGGGATCCAGAGAACAAAATCAAAGTCAGAATCGTATCAGCCAGAGCTTACCATTCACTTTTCATGCACAACAT GTGCATCCGACCCAGTCCTGAAGAGCTGGAGAGTTTTGGTACTCCGGACTTCACTATTTACAATGCTGGGCAGTTCCCGTGTAATCGTTACACTCACTACATGACATCCTCGACTAGCATAGACCTTAATCTTGCTAGAAGAGAAATGGTCATCCTCGGCACTCAGTACGCCGGGGAAATGAAGAAAGGTCTTTTCAGTGTTATGCATTATCTCATGCCTAAGCGTCAAATCCTCTCCCTACATTCTGGCTGCAATATGGGAAAAAGTGGAGATGTGGCTCTCTTCTTTGGACTCTCAG GTACTGGGAAGACTACTCTGTCTACTGATCACAATAGATACTTGATTGGAGATGATGAACACTGTTGGAGTGATACTGGTGTGTCGAATATCGAAGGCGGTTGTTATGCTAAGTGTATTGATCTTTCGAGGGAGAAGGAACCTGATATTTGGAATGCCATCAAGTTTGGAACTG TGGTTGAGAATGTGGTTTTTGACGAGCATACTCGGGAGGTGGATTATACTGATAAATCTGTTACAG AGAACACTCGTGCAGCCTATCCAATCGAATACATTCCCAATGCTAAGATACCTTGTGTTGGTCCACACCCAAAGAATGTCATTCTTTTAGCCTGTGATGCATTTGGTGTGCTCCCACCAGTGAGCAAGCTCAACCTGGCTCAGACCATGTACCACTTCATAAGTGGCTACACAGCTCTG GTGGCTGGGACAGAAGAGGGAGTGAAGGAGCCTCAAGCAACATTCTCGGCTTGCTTTGGTGCCGCTTTCATTATGATGCACCCTACCAAGTATGCAGCCATGCTGGCTGAGAAGATGCAGAAACATGGCGCGACGGGATGGCTCGTCAACACTGGCTGGTCTGGTGGAAG ATATGGTTCTGGAAAGAGAATTAAGCTTCCTTACACAAGGAAAATCATTGATGCCATTCACTCTGGTAGCCTCTTGAATGCAAATTACAAGAAAACCAAAGTGTTTGGACTTGAAATTCCCACTGAAGTGGAAGGAGTCCCTTCTGAAATCCTGGACCCTGTGAACACT TGGGCAGATAAGAAAGCTTATGATGAGACTTTGTTGAAGCTGGGAGGACTTTTCAAGAAGAACTTTGAGACATTCACAACCTATAAGATTGGGAAGGATAACAATCTCACTGAAGAGATCCTTGCTGCTGGTCCAAATTTTTAA
- the LOC115712648 gene encoding uncharacterized protein LOC115712648 has protein sequence MRAYDREERHPQMEDEYEDYDDSGYGYEEEGDEEEGEEEEYEEEDPNLSKERLEYLAYRQRVKERIRKQRKKEGGSGPNNSYGDRKKLPYDNYGSFFGPSQPVIASRVIQESKSLLENQHLTPQLSNALHPRKKSPSSSSALAKPGVHSLKPKVVNEVKTKVQKLKDTRDYSFLMDDDAEIPAPAKVPPQRNVSAPNSDARSAQLPMKSKQALGNNVSHSQGSHAERKSALMNGHSSKLPLASRPSSAVMDSRRQHSSSNGSGSGRHSISNGTGPGRPSSSHGTGSGRASSGNGTGPGRPSSGNGTGPGRPSSGNGTGPGRPSSSNGTGRPIVTKNLPLRSPAPVVRKVATPAAKSSIPSSKSSIPSTKSSIPRTNSSSMPSMQKPFSSKLQPSISRQQQQLGQRRELQAPAKAKLSSKQSTGLSRPQINKPQRQSSSHLTSHDNRPKKKPMRRYSDDEGDEGDQAISMIRQMFGYNPKKFAGRDDDDDSDMEANFDDIQREEKRSEIIARREDEEEQRLIEEEERREREAKMRRLKKRKLGH, from the exons ATGCGGGCGTACGATAGAGAA GAACGGCATCCACAAATGGAAGATGAATATGAAGACTACGATGATTCTGGATACGGATATGAGGAAGAAGGTGATGAGGAGGAgggggaagaagaagagtatgaagAAGAAGATCCAAATCTTAGCAAAGAACGGTTGGAGTACCTTGCGTACAGACAACGTGTAAAAGAACGAATCAGAAAGCAGAGGAAGAAAGAAGGTGGTTCTGGTCCCAACAATTCTTATGGCGATAGGAAGAAGCTTCCGTATGATAA TTATGGATCCTTTTTTGGCCCATCCCAACCAGTTATTGCTTCAAGAGTAATTCAAGAGAGCAAGTCATTGTTGGAAAATCAACATTTGACACCTCAACTTTCCAATGCCCTTCATCCT AGAAAAAAGAGCCCAAGTTCATCCTCTGCTCTTGCAAAACCCGGAGTACATAGTCTGAAACCGAAAGTTGTAAATGAG GTTAAAACTAAAGTCCAGAAACTAAAAGATACAAGAGACTATTCCTTTTTAATGGATGATGATGCAGAGATTCCAGCTCCTGCAAAGGTGCCTCCTCAGAGAAATGTCTCTGCTCCAAATTCTG ATGCACGATCTGCTCAACTGCCGATGAAAAGTAAACAAGCATTGGGAAATAACGTGAGTCACTCACAGGGCAGTCATGCAGAAAGGAAATCAGCTCTTATGAATGGGCACTCTAGTAAATTACCTTTAGCAAGTAGGCCCAGTTCGGCAGTAATGGATTCTAGAAGACAGCATAGTAGCAGTAATGGAAGTGGATCTGGCCGGCATAGTATCAGCAATGGAACTGGGCCTGGCCGGCCTAGTAGCAGCCATGGAACTGGGTCTGGCCGGGCTAGTAGCGGCAATGGAACTGGGCCCGGCAGGCCTAGTAGCGGTAATGGAACTGGGCCTGGCCGGCCTAGTAGCGGCAATGGAACTGGGCCTGGCCGGCCTAGTAGCAGCAATGGGACAGGGCGGCCTATAGTGACAAAAAATTTGCCGTTGAGGAGTCCAGCTCCTGTTGTCAGAAAAGTTGCCACACCAGCTGCGAAGAGTTCCATCCCAAGTTCTAAGAGTTCAATTCCAAGTACTAAGAGTTCCATTCCTCGTACCAATAGCTCATCCATGCCAAGTATGCAGAAACCCTTTTCTTCAAAGTTGCAGCCCTCTATTTCTAGGCAGCAGCAGCAGTTAGGACAGAGAAGGGAATTACAGGCTCCTGCTAAGGCTAAATTGTCGTCCAAACAGTCAACAGGATTATCAAGACCTCAG ATTAACAAGCCACAAAGACAAAGTTCATCCCACCTTACATCGCATGACAACCGCCCCAAGAAAAAGCCGATGAGACGATACTCTGATGATGAGGGTGATGAGGGGGACCAAGCCATTAGCATGATCAGACAAATGTTCGG GTATAATCCCAAAAAATTCGCCGGtcgtgatgatgatgatgatagcgATATGGAGGCCAACTTTGACGATATTCagagagaagagaaaagaaG TGAGATAATTGCGAGaagagaagatgaagaagagcaGCGTTTgatagaggaagaagaaagaagagagagagaagctaAGATGAGAAGATTAAAGAAGCGAAAGCTGGGGCATTAG